In Silene latifolia isolate original U9 population unplaced genomic scaffold, ASM4854445v1 scaffold_141, whole genome shotgun sequence, a single window of DNA contains:
- the LOC141637726 gene encoding uncharacterized protein LOC141637726, with product MTSSRRHGVPHEFIADHGTHFQAETTVILEKYRIKHHKSSPYRPRTNGAKEAANKTVATILRKMSDNYKEWPEKIPFALWGYRTSIEQPTGATPYYLVYGWKQDNQSNRSTLLRILLESQVPEAEWVQARYDSLVLLDERRLNALYHVHPIEKRIERAFNKKVKPRGINEGDLVLKSVRALLPVDPRGKFKPNWPGPYLVKKILTEARTFDRFGWK from the coding sequence ATGACATCATCTCGCCGGCACGGAGTGCCGCACGAGTTCATCGCTGATCATGGAACTCACTTTCAAGCTGAGACAACcgttatacttgaaaagtatagaaTCAAGCATCATAAGTCATCTCCATATCGACCTCGGACAAATGGAGCAAAGGAGGCCGCTAACAAAACGGTGGCTACTATATTGAGAAAGATGTCTGACAATTACAAGGAGTGGCCGGAGAAGATACCCTTCGCGTTGTGGGGATATAGAACATCCATCGAACAACCCACAGGGGCAACCCCGTACTATCTAGTTTACGGATGGAAGCAAGATAACCAATCGAATCGAAGTACCCTCCTGCGCATCTTGCTCGAAAGCCAGGTCCCGGAAGCGGAATGGGTCCAAGCCAGATATGATTCGTTGGTGTTACTTGATGAGCGTCGTTTGAATGCGTTGTATCATGTTCACCCTATCGAGAAAAGGATAGAGCGGGcttttaacaagaaggtgaagcCCCGGGGAATTAATGAAggcgatttagttctcaaatcagtaAGGGCTCTATTACCGGTCGATCCAAGAGGGAAGTTTAAGCCTAATTGGCCCGGTCCTTATCTCGTGAAGAAGATACTCACGGAGGCGCGGACGTTTGACAGATTTGGATGGAAATGA